A part of Oncorhynchus masou masou isolate Uvic2021 chromosome 30, UVic_Omas_1.1, whole genome shotgun sequence genomic DNA contains:
- the LOC135522048 gene encoding rRNA 2'-O-methyltransferase fibrillarin-like — protein MTPGFSPRGGDRGGRGGFRGRGSFGDRGGGRGGFGDRGGRGGFRGRGGGGGFRSPSGEGGFRGRGGGRGTPRGRGGRGGFGAGRKVTVEPHRHEGVFICRGKEDALVTKNMVIGESVYGEKRMSVEEGETKIEYRAWNPFRSKLAAAILGGVDQIHIKPGSKVMYLGAASGTTVSHVSDIVGPEGLVYAVEFSHRSGRDLLNVAKKRTNIIPIIEDARHPHKYRMLVGMVDVIFADVAQPDQTRIVALNAHNFLKNGGHFVISIKANCIDSTAAPEAVFAAEVKKMGSENMKPQEQLTLEPYERDHAIVVGIYRPAPKNKK, from the exons ATGACACCAG GATTCAGCCCTCGGGGTGGTGATcgaggaggcagaggaggcttCCGAGGAAGAGGGAGCTTTGGAGACAGAGGTGGTGGACGGGGAGGTTTTGGAGATAGAGGCGGACGGGGAGGATTCAGAGGAAGAGGTGGTG GAGGTGGATTTAGGTCTCCAAGTGGTGAGGGTGGCTTCAGAGGCCGTGGAGGTGGTCGTGGCACCCCCAGGGGTAGAGGTGGACGCGGGGGCTTCGGCGCGGGCAGGAAAGTCACAGTGGAGCCTCATAGACATGAAG GTGTGTTCATCTGCCGTGGTAAGGAGGATGCCCTGGTGACAAAGAACATGGTAATTGGAGAGTCTGTGTATGGAGAAAAAAGGATGAGTGTCGAGGAAGGAGAAACGAAGATTGAGTACAGAGCGTGGAACCCTTTCCGGTCAAAGCTGGCAGCAGCCATCTTGGGAGGAGTTGACCAGATCCACATCAAACCTGGCTCGAAGGTCATGTACCTGGGTGCCGCATCAGGGACGACAGTGTCCCACGTGTCAGACATCGTTGGACCT GAGGGTCTTGTGTATGCGGTAGAGTTCTCTCACAGGTCAGGGCGTGATCTGCTCAACGTTGCCAAAAAGAGAACCAATATCATTCCCATCATTGAGGACGCCCGGCATCCACACAAATACCGCATGCTTGTTG GCATGGTAGATGTCATCTTTGCTGATGTGGCCCAGCCTGATCAGACCAGAATTGTTGCACTCAACGCCCACAACTTCCTCAAGAACGGAGGGCACTTTGTCATCTCAATCAAG GCAAACTGCATTGACTCAACGGCAGCACCGGAGGCTGTGTTTGCTGCGGAGGTGAAGAAGATGGGCTCAGAAAACATGAAGCCCCAGGAGCAGCTGACACTGGAGCCTTATGAGAGAGATCATGCTATCGTAGTAGGAATCTACAG ACCTGCCCCCAAGAATAAGAAGTGA